The region AGAGCGCGGCGTAGCTCGTCGCACGACGTTCGTCATTGATAAGGAGGGGATCATTCGCTACATCGAGCAGGGGGCCTCGGCCATTGATCCTTCGGGGGCTCGCCAAGCTTGCCAAATATTAAGTGGGAAGGAGAAGCGATGAGGTTCGCGACGAAAGCGATCCACATCGGGAGCGAGCCGGATCCCGCGACGGGAGCCGTGAGCGTTCCCATCTATCAAACCTCGACGTATGCGCAGGAGGGGTTGGGAAAGCACAAGGGCTACGAGTACGCACGTACGCAGAATCCCACGCGCTTTGCCCTGGAGCGATGCCTAGCGGCCCTGGAAGGAGGAACGGCGGCCTTCGCCTTCGCTTCGGGGATGGCGGCCATCAATGCGCTCGTGGAGGCCTTCTTGCGCGCAGGGGATCACGTGATCGTGTCAGAGAACGTCTACGGCGGGACGTTTCGGCTCTTCGAGCGCGTGTGGCGGAAGTACGGCGTGGAGTTCAGCTACGTGGATACGCGCGAGGTCGCGTGGGTTGAACAAGCGCTTCGGCCGGAGACGCGGATGGTCTTCTTGGAGACGCCGACCAACCCGTTGATGATCCTGGCCGACATTCGCGCCATCTCGGAGCGGGTGCGTCCGCACGGGGTTCGCGTGGTCGTGGACAATACGTTCATGAGTCCGTACTTTCAGCGGCCTTTGGAGCTTGGGGCCGATGTGGTCGTACATTCGACGACGAAATATCTGAACGGCCACAGTGATAGTGTTGGCGGCGCGCTCGTGGTGCGGGATGCGGAGGATGCGGAGCGGATCAAATTCGTGCAGAATGCTGCCGGAGCGATCATCTCGCCCCTCGATGCTTGGCTCGTGTTGCGGGGCATCAAGACCTTGCCGCTGCGGATGCGGCAACATGATGAGAATGGGCGCGCGGTGGCGCGCTTCTTGGCTGAGCATCCGCGCGTCGAGCGCGTCTACTATCCGGGGCTGCCGTCCCATCCGCAGCACGAGTTAGCGCGGCGCCAGATGTCGGGATTCGGCGGCATGGTCGCTTTCGACGTCGGTTCGTTGGAGAAGGCGCGCACAGTACTGGAGAGCGTTCGCCTCTGCGCTCTGGCCGAGAGCCTGGGTGGCGTTGAGACGCTCATCTCGCATCCGGCGACGATGACGCACGCCAGCGTGCCGCCCGAAGAGCGTCAACGCTTGGGCATCACCGACGGGTTGATTCGGATCTCGGTCGGGTGCGAGGACGTCGAGGATATCATCGCCGATCTCGATCAAGCGCTAGCGCGCATCTGATGTCCCCCGCGCGATGACTCGAAATCGCAGAGCGGAAACCGTATAATGTCCCGTATGGCGAATGAGCCGCGAGTGGTCGTCGAGCTGCATGCCCTCACGGACGTTGGGCTCGTGCGACCGAACAACGAGGATAATTTCCTCATTCTCGATGTGGGAAAGGGAGCATATTGGACGGCGGCCGATGGGACGCGCGTGCCCGAAGGGGTGGGACGCTTCGAGATCGGCGCGTCCGGCCTAGTGCTCGCCGTGTCCGACGGCATGGGGGGGGCACTGGCTGGAGAGGTGGCCAGTCATCTGGCCGTCGCGACGGTCGCTCGCTTGATGCATCGCTTCGACACGAGGCCTCCATATGCGCAGCTCCCATTCTCCGAGCGCTTGCGCCTGGCCCTGGAGCAAGCGAATCGCCTCATTTACGAGAAGAGCCAGGAACGTCCGGAGCTCATGGGCATGGGCGCGACCTTCACCGCGGCGGCGTATCATCGAGGGTGGCTCTATCTCGGGCAGGTAGGGGATAGCCGCGCGTACCTCATTCGCGCCGGGCGAATTCGCCAACTCACCAAAGATCAATCGCTCGTGCATCGTTTGGTCGAAGCGGGATTCCTCACCGAGGAGCAAGCCGAACGGCATATCTATCGGAACGTGATTTTGCAAGCGCTCGGCGCTCACCCGCACACGGTGATCGTCATGGATCGCTTGGAGGTGCGGCGGGGGGATCGCGTGCTGCTTTGCAGCGATGGTCTCTCCAGTAAGGTCGCGGCTGCGGAGATGCAAGAGATCGTCCTCGGCGCGTCGGATGTGGCCGAAGCGGCCGAGGCGCTCGTGCGCTTAGCCAAAGAGCGGGGTGGAGATGACAATATCACTGTGCTGCTCGCCGCGTTTGGGGGCGAAGCCGTGCCTGAAGGGGAGGACTTCGTTCTCCTCCATGTGGAGCGGGACGATCGGCTCCCGGACGTCGTGGATCCAGAGCTATGGGACGAACTCGTTCGCTTCGTCCCCACGATTTCGGGGTTGGCGACAAGCCCCTCAGAGGCGCTCCGTATAGCGGCGAGCGAACCAGAAGGTCTTGCCCCAGAGTCCACTGGTGATTCGCCGGAGGTTATTGAGGACCCGCCGGATGAGCAACGCGGCGTCGCTTCGCGCACGGTGGCGCGCGCGCTGCTCGTCCTCCTGCTGTTTTTGTTCCTCGGTGCTGTGCTCTCGACGCTCTGGTATCTCTCGGTGCGTGAGCGTCGGCAGGGCGAACCGGAAGAAGGACCCACCCTCGTCCTTCA is a window of Blastocatellia bacterium DNA encoding:
- a CDS encoding cystathionine gamma-synthase; translation: MRFATKAIHIGSEPDPATGAVSVPIYQTSTYAQEGLGKHKGYEYARTQNPTRFALERCLAALEGGTAAFAFASGMAAINALVEAFLRAGDHVIVSENVYGGTFRLFERVWRKYGVEFSYVDTREVAWVEQALRPETRMVFLETPTNPLMILADIRAISERVRPHGVRVVVDNTFMSPYFQRPLELGADVVVHSTTKYLNGHSDSVGGALVVRDAEDAERIKFVQNAAGAIISPLDAWLVLRGIKTLPLRMRQHDENGRAVARFLAEHPRVERVYYPGLPSHPQHELARRQMSGFGGMVAFDVGSLEKARTVLESVRLCALAESLGGVETLISHPATMTHASVPPEERQRLGITDGLIRISVGCEDVEDIIADLDQALARI
- a CDS encoding protein phosphatase 2C domain-containing protein; its protein translation is MANEPRVVVELHALTDVGLVRPNNEDNFLILDVGKGAYWTAADGTRVPEGVGRFEIGASGLVLAVSDGMGGALAGEVASHLAVATVARLMHRFDTRPPYAQLPFSERLRLALEQANRLIYEKSQERPELMGMGATFTAAAYHRGWLYLGQVGDSRAYLIRAGRIRQLTKDQSLVHRLVEAGFLTEEQAERHIYRNVILQALGAHPHTVIVMDRLEVRRGDRVLLCSDGLSSKVAAAEMQEIVLGASDVAEAAEALVRLAKERGGDDNITVLLAAFGGEAVPEGEDFVLLHVERDDRLPDVVDPELWDELVRFVPTISGLATSPSEALRIAASEPEGLAPESTGDSPEVIEDPPDEQRGVASRTVARALLVLLLFLFLGAVLSTLWYLSVRERRQGEPEEGPTLVLHPVAIR